The following is a genomic window from Carassius auratus strain Wakin unplaced genomic scaffold, ASM336829v1 scaf_tig00217446, whole genome shotgun sequence.
cagtagcagctgctcaccatcacgctcgtgccacatgcggtcacagggaactggtatatagcaaaggaaggtgtagaccccacaggagcacaaggtgggtcatttccacccagtagatgaaccgtatccagactcagtcgaggcagaGTAACATCTCTAGACACCATACCACAaaactgaccatctctaataCACTGGACGGTGTGTGCGCTGACAGAGACCGGATTCGCCCGTGTCTTGTCCATCATAACGGTGCATCATATGCCGCCCCGTCCTACCCATGATGCATTTCCTGTACACTTCCGTGTTGATATCTgaccacaacaacacagagaaacctctgtacccatgaaatatccaaataataaacacacGATTACGTTAGTTAATGGTTGGTATGCGATTTTCTTGAGATTTGGGgcgtttttataacaatattaaaaatgtacatctgaaatgctaacttgtgcagcgatgtaaaaggctataaatagcaaaTTCCACATGTGATCGCAAAAGGAGGTTATTACAAACCTCAGtcagggtttaaagtgagttttgagtaaaagtgtactaataattttataaatagtcttatgtagcttgatgctaacgttaggtctaatgcagctacatagcaggtgcagttcttcttcataatgcattttgtaatagttttgtcaaaggttgtaagaaaatgttttgttgtatttttatagtaaggctTTTGATAACAGTGGGGTAAATGTATACTGGAAGTGAAGCGATGTGGCTTGGTAAACCTTGAAATACCAGAACAAAGGCTAAAAGTagcgaaataaaaacaaaagaatgatgATAAATGAAGAATGAGGATTTTGTGTCATACCTGGCCGATGTGTGAAAGGCTCGTTTCGgaagaacaatagaatcatgaatggggcagTTTTGCCGGTCCAAACAAGAGATAATCAGGAGTCATAAATCAATTTTGTTAGCCTTTTatgagccttctctaaaaacacacatgacatggtcttagaaaaggtttcataaaattcacactttgtgagatcatattctgaaataaagtattagtagacttgtggctttagcttcaTTATGTATCTAAAATCATATCCTACATCATTTAATACACTTcaataggtttttaatatttttattgacatGTTTGAGCTTATCTCGATTATAACagtctgagtaattctgattcctgaacagtaaactttgaagtgtcagctttgtgaacattatGTATCTAGTAAGAAAGACTCCTAAGCAGCAACCTTTTAATTTTGGTTATGTCATTTGTGTCTCCATGCTGAAAATGAGTGGTGACAAGTAAGgggttaaattgtgttccgaagacgaatgaagtttttacaggtttggaacaacacggggGTAGGTAAGTGATTAGTGACacaattttggggtgaagtatccctttaatatcacTACTTTGATTTGCGGATAATTGACACCGTTTCGTGTTTGCTTCAAGACAGTCGAGAATTGATTTCCACTTAAAACTTGAGCTCAGCGATTTgagttgtatttaaaacaaaagccgcaagtaatccacataactttatatattctgaatgtcgggaaccaaactactgtttggaagacaagttaaaaaaaaataaaataaataataataaggggAGCCTTGTGCCGCCCCAGGTTAGCAACTGGAGGAAGGATTAAGGAATGCACAAACTTACAAAAGGTTGTGGAACCTTGGTTTAATAGTGAGAGGggaaagaataaaaacactgGGAAGAGGCATGTAATCCCGCATTCTGCCGAACCAAAACAATACCAATAGACAAAAAGACACCTAAGGGTTctgaaaagtttattaaaaacactagatttacatgaccagagtaacttctccactagaaaccacagtctgctcccCAGAGACAGCCTTGATACGAGTGTCTCTTCCTGAAAGAGAGATGTTCAAAGTGAGAATGCACTTCTAAAATGCCCAGTTCCTCTTGTCAAGAGCAAGAACTCACGTTTCCTGGTGCAGCTTTGCTCACAAGAGCcagatgatggatggcacacctctgtagtgcagtggatgaagatctgacagggaAGAAAGAGGCTCAAGTCATCGAATCCACAAGTAGTAAATATACAGATGTTCAAGTAAAGGGGGCATACGGTTTCCTGCAGAGCAGCCAGTGAGGctggatctacaaatgtgaacatcttcacaacaaagcgcttgtagtgggttgggaactgaagaccagacgatccagtcactggaaccagtgtggtcagatagcggtcgtcctggtaagggcatctgaaaacaagagaaaaaaaaagttagaaaggGTCTCCCAGCAGACTAACTGGATAAAGATTGGCTGTACACTCACCCGTCgatcagaaggtcccactgggggagACTGAGTGGACTGGGGGTTGAAGTCGTCCAACAACGTCCCAGCgtcaggacaatgttggggtcggtcctctccataatgtgcacctcaacatacacaggctctcgcaggacttttgtgatgggataatcagcgTCACTGTAAtaggacgtgtaggcctcatcccctgaggaacacactggggtttaaccagactccagtttgaaaggctttaggcagacacaggacaagaccttaccttcagcacagcctttggtgacgcattggccattggccagtcctgagctccaccctgagaggtccaggaggcagctactggtggaggtggaggaacggagttgacctccacaaccagagcttccactGAAGTTCCTGATATCTACCACTGGAAGAGAAACCTTGGACGACACACAGCGAGCTTGTACATTTATCAGGGATTAATGGTCACACCAAGACATGGATCAACCTACTTCaaaatgactgtcccttgtgatagaaccatatggtccaatccccacttcatacgaGGAGGTCATTCGGTTTTCATACACCACATATCCGCTGTCCCTCCTGTGAATAGGAACAGTGTTCAGCAATCCAGTCCATCACAAGCAATGCAGAATAAAACAGTAGGCAGCTGCTCACCATCACGCTCGTGCCACATGCGGTCACAGGGAACTGTATATAGCAAAGAAGGTGTAGACCCCACAGGAGCACAAGGTGGGTCATTTCCACCCAGTAGATGAACGTATcccagactcagtcgaggcagaGTAACATTCTagacaccactaccacaaactgaccatctctaataCACTGGATGGTCACTAGAACAAGGTACAAGAGCAGGTTAAATTCagagaatcagtttgaccgaacggaATAAGATTGGGAACACTTACCCGCCCTTCCATAGAAACACTGCTGTCCGTTAAAGGCAGCAGTTGATAGCTTCACACTCAGCACCAACTGATCCCAGGTAGaccacattggatctgctcagaatcagctacagCTACACATTTATCAAAGGGCTCTGCCTGCACTACTGGCTTTCTGAAACTGCTGTTTAACTGGCTTCTGAATcggaaactgcggcttagttaactgttgaacaggcttctgaagtggaaattGCGGGTTAGGTAGGTGTTGAACTGGTTTCTGAatcggaaactgctggttagttagctgttgacaGGCTTccgaagcggaaactgctggttagttaggcggttgaacaggcttctgaagcggaTACTGCGGCTTAGTTAAACtgttgaacaggcttctgaagtggaaattGCGGGTTAGGTAGGTGTTGAACTGGTTTCTGAATcggaaactgcggcttagttagctgttgaactggcttccgaagcggaaactgctggttagttagcggttgaacaggcttctgaagcggaTTACTGCGGCTTAgttacagggctccagactaacttttttcactaggagcacagtggcccccaactgaaaattttaggggcacaaccagaaaatttagggcgcacaccgtaaatcaacatgctaaccaaatctactaatttccactgtattactaataaatactttaataatagatgcagaaattacaatgtgctgtttcaaattcagtgtcacattttattctgcacttttgaAGATGCAACAACAAGGTAAACTGACAGCACCATCGCTGTCAAGACAGTACAATAGTAAACAAAATTCCAtacactcagaataaaaaatgtgcatagtaaaaaagtttgtgtgcatgctgtatcGTTGTTGTATGTTTCGTTAAGTTTTAAGCCATTCTTCCTTTGAGGTCGAGCTGGCTTTTGTATTTGGTGAAAGGTAGTTCTAATGCTTATAGTACCTCAGTATCTGAATTCTTACAGCCAGTCTTCTCGAAAATGGTGAGTGTGgatcagggccggccctgaccaatttgctgccctaggcatgattttacctggcgccccatgtgtatgtatgtatgtacatgtatatatatatatatatatatatatatatatatatatatattatatatatatatatatatatatatatatatatatatacacacacatacacacactacagcagaactgtttccaacactcataataaatcatcattagaatgatttctaaaggatcatgtgatagactggatgtcacatgtgacactgaagaatggagtaatgatgctgaaaattcagctttgcatcacagaaataaatgataatttaaagtataataattgaaaacaaattattttaaattgtaataatatatcacaatattacatttttttctgtatttttgatcaaataaatgcaggcttgatgagcagaagaaacttctttcaaaaacttaaaaaaatagtaatgtttcaaaacttttggcctgtactgtatcccccccaaaactgcacaactgtagagtaaaacattatttaaaaaaaagtgataataaaaaatgcgtcttaaaactgacaagattgtacaaaatcacagtctggggactcagaactcagaacaactgctaacattaagtttaaggtaaaaataactgccatgaaattatagtatcttactcctattcaataaattgttctttcactacatctctttacctctgtctttatcctcttctcttctttttggcagtgtatctatcgcagactatgatcatttataatgtgtcatgtaaattcggccttgcgtcacaatcaggaaactttcaccgtgtctagaacggGCGCGAGccgccaggcccgtttctacgagctgtgtgttaacaaaaacagtgctgtctacattggatgtggcgtcgggcacgctacacaacaaattaccaacaactaatcgtgcgcgcgctctgtttctgacgcacttcaagcactcgatgggtgggggaagattgaagagccagacttttttttttttttctttatttggaaGTGTTTCGAATtgttggtttttaaatagtatcctattataaaaaaatataggtaaaaaaaaaaaaaaagttcactcattctggcgcccctatggatgagtggcgcccttagcatttgcctatgccgcgggccggccctggTGCGGACTTTTTTTCGCCACATCAACCTCTGACTCTGAATCATCATCTGACGGTGACACTGTAGACTCTGGCACTGGTACACTAGCCGCAGGTCGGAAGAACGAATCAATATTTCGCTTGCTCATAGCTCAGACGCACGCACATATCAGGTTGTGATGATATTTGTCTCtgtttccttcccacagatgtttacgcgcgctcaattatctctaggcccctccccctccacaGATTTTAGCCACTTGCAGTGGCCATTCCCTATTCTTCTCACACGCATTTGCCGCCTCACAGACAGGCATCACTCAATGAGACGCGAGTGTGTGCTCGCGTCTCATTAgtatgtgtgcaagtgtgtgtgcaagtgtgtgtgcgtgcgtgcgtgcgtgtgcaaatCTACTGGTCGCACGTGTGCGACTGGATGTAAAATTCAGTCGCACACTCTCAAAATTTGGTCGCAAAATGCGACcatttggtcgcagtctggagccctgagttaactgttgaacaggcttctgaagtggaaattGCGGGTTAGGTAGGTGTTGAACTGGTttctgaagtggaaactgctggttagttagctgttgaacaggcttctgaagcggaaactgttggttagttagctgttgaactggcttctggagCTGAAACTGCTGGTCAGTCTGCTGGAGCTGAAACTGCTGGTCAGTCTGCTGCATCATCAGAGCTTGAGCATCCTGAAGTGACTTACTCCACTGTGGAACAGCATGACAGAAAGCACAGACCAACGAAATCTGAACCAAACACCAACTTCCAGCCATTGTTCAACAGCTAAACACAAAGAGGAGACATTGCCCTTTGGTCTTTTTCTATTCTACAGATTTCAGCTAATTAACGATAGTCCCTCCCTCTTCATTAACAACTGAGTGGACAAATCCCAGGGTTGTAAATGGACATGTAAAACCGTTCTGGAGAATTTTTGCCCATACCCAAGCCACGTACCTTTTTATGtagatatcatttaaaatattgtatcaatgcattctatggcacctttaactgggattatgaactcatattttggccGGAAACAATAGTTTGAATTTCTtaacgatggatttgtttcttataaacacaaagcCTTTCACTTCAAAAGACAGTAATtgatgtgaattacttgtggattatattgatatttatatcagctctttggactttcgttctgatgccacccattcactgcagaggattcattggggagcaagtgatgtaattctacatttttccaaatcttttccaatgataaactaaaaaccatttaaaagagagagagatttttatgaatattctatattatttgagtcatatcaggggcttttttaatgacattcatTGTCTATCATAAACACACAGTCaaactttaattgtaaaattgtgaataaGTGTAGATGAAAATCTCAGATCCTTATCAATCCTTCCATTGGCTAGTGACATTCCAGAACGTTCTCATTTGTTAATTTGTTGAATCAAAGGTAATCAATCAAGCTGAAAGGGGAGGAGCCGCTTAAATTCAAAGCTGTACTTAATGGCAAAGACGAGGACTGGTGGGTATTGTGTTAACGTTTGTCAGGATGGGTCTTTTGCAATATGTGTTAGTGCTGGTTGTGCTTGTGGTGTTTGATCTGAAGAATGCTTTTGGAAGTTTGAGATCCAGTCAAAGTCCAAAAAGCAAGAAGCATCAATCATATCCAGCTTCCAGAGTGCCTGTTTCTTCTCAAGTGCTCGGAAACACTTTGCAGAAGGCTTCTCTGTCTCAGAGTCTTGACTACAGAGGATTTGCACAAGAGCCTCTTGGTCTTCAGGAGAAGCAGGTGTTGCAGGGTCCAGTGAAGCCTTTGGACTGGAGGTTTCCCACTGTTCCAGAAGTGCCGAGTGAGATGGCGGTGGACTTCCATTTGAGGCAACCTGTGACTCCCAGTAGTGTAGCTATTCAATGCGGTGAGAACCGGGTTCATGTGGAGGTACAGCAGGACTTGTTTAGCAATGGTGAACTGATCCAGCCATCTGGTCTGACTTTGGGAGGATGTCCTGTTGTCGGTTTGGTCCCAGGCTCCAAGGTGCTCTTCTTTGACAATGAACTGCAGGACTGCAATAGTGTGTTGATGGTAAGAGCGGTTAAGTGTTACTAGATTTATTGAACCCTACTAAAAATGGGCCCTTGTTTTGGTATCGACGGTTCCCTGAATCTATATCTGGGGAAAAACTCTTAATAACCGCTTACTCGGGTAACCAAGTGTTATGGCATGACTTGCTAAGATGCCTttaggaatgggggggggggggtttggggaGAATCCTCTAGGTAACAACGTCCGTCTCCTATAGATGACCAAGGATGAGCTTGTCTACACCTTTGCCCTTACC
Proteins encoded in this region:
- the LOC113101007 gene encoding zona pellucida sperm-binding protein 4-like: MERTDPNIVLTLGRCWTTSTPSPLSLPQWDLLIDGCPYQDDRYLTTLVPVTGSSGLQFPTHYKRFVVKMFTFVDPASLAALQETIFIHCTTEVCHPSSGSCEQSCTRKRRDTRIKAVSGEQTVVSSGEVTLVM